The proteins below come from a single Yamadazyma tenuis chromosome 5, complete sequence genomic window:
- a CDS encoding uncharacterized protein (EggNog:ENOG503P8SD; COG:K) encodes MQAKSIALLENIDTHVEQILQKFQDVFDVAVIQDKSKELLAVESLAMETDALSIIRFCEDLLGITRSLRESWCLDSIKVNPVQDKQVEQAEINRIFSKFNQLTDSISKYQK; translated from the coding sequence GACACCCACGTCGAACAAATTCTCCAGAAATTCCAGGACGTTTTCGATGTGGCAGTCATTCAggacaagtccaaagagTTGTTGGCGGTGGAATCGCTCGCTATGGAAACAGATGCGTTATCCATAATACGATTCTGCGAGGACCTTCTTGGCATCACCAGAAGTTTGAGAGAATCGTGGTGTTTGGACAGCATCAAAGTCAACCCCGTCCAAGACAAACAGGTGGAGCAGGCAGAAATCAACCGAATCTTCAGTAAATTTAACCAGCTCACTGATAGCATTTCCAAGTATCAGAAATAA